One Brachybacterium aquaticum genomic region harbors:
- a CDS encoding acyl-CoA dehydrogenase family protein has translation MSTIAEDLLPDALLDTFRERAVVHDRENTFPEQDLADLRERGYLRLLVPTELGGTGASLLEAGRIQRRLAQAAPGTALAMNMHLVVTGAALHAHRLGVQPVRTILEDAAADHLFAFGISEAGNDAMLFDSATRAETREDGAYAVTGTKIFTSLAPVWDRLIVHARIAEPSEADPRLLFGVLEGRDGVEVLDDWDTHGMRASQSRTTRLDGARVAPERVLTTTPVGPNPDAFVMGIFGAFELLIASVYTGVAERALAVGAQVASARRSATKGIVHADDPDIRWRLADAAIGIDGAILQTEKVLVDLDALGTGEQGPGITDHGGRWFLQCSGVKSRATEAAIAAVDQVLRASGGSQFFRRSELERLSRDVRAGLYHPSDEESVHASYAKALLGEIGAER, from the coding sequence ATGAGCACCATCGCCGAGGACCTGCTGCCCGATGCCCTGCTGGACACCTTCCGCGAGCGCGCGGTCGTCCACGACCGGGAGAACACCTTCCCCGAGCAGGACCTCGCCGACCTGCGCGAGCGCGGCTACCTGCGCCTGCTGGTCCCCACCGAGCTCGGCGGCACGGGCGCCTCCCTGCTCGAGGCGGGCCGCATCCAGCGCCGTCTCGCCCAGGCCGCGCCCGGCACGGCGCTCGCGATGAACATGCACCTGGTGGTCACCGGCGCGGCCCTGCACGCCCACCGCCTCGGCGTCCAGCCGGTGCGCACGATCCTCGAGGACGCCGCCGCGGACCACCTGTTCGCCTTCGGGATCTCCGAGGCCGGCAACGACGCGATGCTCTTCGACTCCGCCACCCGGGCCGAGACCCGCGAGGACGGCGCCTACGCCGTCACCGGCACCAAGATCTTCACCTCGCTCGCCCCCGTGTGGGACCGGCTCATCGTCCACGCCCGCATCGCCGAGCCCTCCGAGGCGGATCCGCGACTGCTCTTCGGGGTGCTCGAGGGGCGCGACGGCGTCGAGGTGCTGGACGACTGGGACACCCACGGCATGCGCGCCTCCCAGTCCCGCACCACCCGCCTTGACGGCGCACGGGTCGCTCCGGAGCGGGTGCTCACCACCACTCCCGTCGGCCCCAACCCCGACGCCTTCGTGATGGGCATCTTCGGCGCCTTCGAGCTGCTGATCGCCTCGGTGTACACGGGCGTGGCCGAGCGTGCGCTCGCCGTCGGCGCGCAGGTCGCCTCGGCCCGCCGCTCGGCGACCAAGGGCATCGTCCACGCCGACGACCCCGACATCCGCTGGCGCCTGGCCGATGCGGCGATCGGCATCGATGGCGCGATCCTGCAGACCGAGAAGGTGCTCGTCGATCTGGACGCGCTCGGCACCGGCGAGCAGGGCCCCGGCATCACCGACCACGGCGGGCGCTGGTTCCTGCAGTGCTCCGGGGTGAAGTCCCGCGCCACCGAGGCGGCGATCGCGGCGGTGGACCAGGTGCTGCGGGCCAGCGGCGGGTCGCAGTTCTTCCGTCGCAGCGAGCTCGAGCGCCTCTCCCGGGACGTGCGCGCGGGGTTGTACCACCCCTCCGACGAGGAGTCCGTGCACGCCAGCTATGCCAAGGCCCTGCTGGGCGAGATCGGCGCCGAGCGCTGA
- a CDS encoding endonuclease/exonuclease/phosphatase family protein, whose amino-acid sequence MATPPGQSAPWRVATWNIRHGLGTDGRVDLARTAREILALGADGLAADVLAADVLAAGGREAGRLAPRASTADGGGLDVIGLQEVDVTFGERSAFEDQAARLAALLGMKVAFGAALEHRPTRNGAPPRRYGVALLTPHRLEQVQHRLLPAHPGIAPPGETRAVLAARVRRADGTALDVLVTHLDNASPLHRTAQVQGIVHLTQKLAQHTQELTPTGDSPSADVPAVLLGDLNADPAAPEVAALGATGWREAAALVSRRSSRARRSSRARRAGLVLRSLAAGALHGARPAAALPALLTAPDLPTHPARLPVRRIDSVWVRGPLEVRDLRVGPRGSSDHRAVLATLDPRS is encoded by the coding sequence GTGGCGACCCCGCCGGGGCAGTCCGCTCCCTGGCGGGTGGCGACGTGGAACATCCGCCACGGCCTGGGGACCGACGGGCGCGTCGACCTCGCGCGGACCGCGCGCGAGATCCTCGCGCTCGGGGCCGATGGGCTCGCGGCCGACGTGCTGGCGGCCGACGTGCTGGCGGCCGGCGGGCGCGAGGCCGGTCGGCTCGCTCCCCGCGCGTCCACGGCCGACGGGGGCGGGCTCGACGTGATCGGGCTGCAGGAGGTCGACGTCACCTTCGGGGAGCGGTCCGCCTTCGAGGACCAGGCCGCTCGCCTCGCCGCGCTGCTCGGGATGAAGGTCGCCTTCGGTGCCGCGCTCGAACACCGGCCGACGCGGAACGGCGCCCCACCCCGGCGCTATGGCGTCGCCCTCCTGACCCCGCACCGCCTCGAGCAGGTGCAGCATCGGCTCCTGCCCGCCCACCCGGGCATCGCACCGCCGGGAGAGACCCGCGCGGTTCTCGCCGCCCGCGTGCGCCGGGCCGACGGCACCGCGCTCGACGTGCTGGTCACGCACCTGGACAACGCGAGCCCCCTCCACCGCACCGCACAGGTGCAGGGGATCGTGCACCTCACGCAGAAGCTCGCACAGCACACGCAGGAGCTCACGCCCACCGGCGACTCCCCGTCGGCCGATGTCCCCGCGGTCCTCCTGGGCGACCTGAACGCCGACCCCGCCGCACCCGAGGTCGCCGCCCTCGGCGCGACCGGGTGGCGCGAGGCCGCCGCACTCGTCTCTCGCCGCTCCTCCCGCGCTCGCCGCTCCTCCCGCGCCCGCCGCGCCGGTCTTGTCCTGCGCAGCCTCGCCGCGGGCGCCCTGCACGGCGCGCGACCTGCGGCGGCCCTGCCCGCCCTGCTCACCGCCCCGGATCTGCCCACCCATCCCGCCCGGCTCCCGGTGCGCAGGATCGACTCGGTGTGGGTGCGGGGCCCGCTCGAGGTCCGCGACCTCCGCGTCGGCCCGCGCGGCTCCTCGGACCACCGTGCGGTGCTCGCCACCCTCGACCCTCGCTCCTGA